TGGGTCACCATTTAGGTTTGTTGTGGTTTTCTTAGACCAGGATGTGATcttgtgctgtgtgagtgtgctgatcAATGTGCAGTTATATATGATAGAACACAGAGCCTTATATACTCACTAGGCCGTATATACTAATGTCAGTGATTGTTATATCAGTTATATCCGTATTACTAAAGGAAATCATTTTGATACTACTTACTACACTAATTATGATATAGAAATGCATAAGGATGCAGGATTTTGTAAACGTTTGTCATTATGTAATTTTGGTTTCTTCTCACACATGAAAACTAGTTTTTATTTGATGAAATCTGAGATGACTGATTGCACTGACTAACTGGAGTGTAACAGAAAGAACAGGTGTCTTTTAGGGCAGAAAAGCTGTCTTTTGACAGCTTAATATTTTCAAATTAGGTCATTCTAGGACAGGAACTTTGAGTTGTTTTTACATGTTGGTATACAAAGTTCATGTCTTTGGCTTTATGGTGTGTAGCATCACAGATGTTTAAGTGGTCTAGCTATGCAGCTAAAACTATTCTTTTTTTGGTAAACAAGTAATCAGCCTGGTGAAAGCTCTGCATGACTTGCACAAAGAAGGCACTAAAATGGTTGCACTGTTTCAGAAGCTTTATATGCTCTTTTGCAGATGTAGTTTTCTATCACTGCTTTCAGTGCAAGCTCTTTGCATTGATTATTAACAAACTAAATGTTGTAATATGTTCCTTTGTTACATTGAAGGCCTATTTGATTTAGAGTTTTCTGTAGTctccatgtctttttttctttaatagGAAGATTTTTTAATGACCTCAAGTATGACTGATGCATGTTGTCTGGTAAGAGAACTTCATGCTGAATGGGTTGGATTTTTGGTTTAATATTAATTCTTTCATTAAGGAATGTATGTCATGATTGTCACATCCTATGTCAAATGTGCTGTTCAGTTGAAGATTACGTCACTTGCTCTTCAGTCTTCCTCTTAAGTGATGGACAATAAATACTCAGCCAGTTCTGATTGAACACGGGTAATGTGACATTCAAAATGTAATTTTGGATGGATATGGGTCCGAATCATAACCAAAAACAGTTCACACAATGCAGAGTCTGTGTATTGTTTTCTAGCAATAATTTGCATTGTAGTTGTTTTTGCACAGGCAAGATATGCAGTAAACAGCTTAACACTGACAAAGCAGTATAATGCGTGTTTTATTCCCTAGCATAATATTCGACAAATGCAttactgttattgttattaattattattgttgttaataATGCagaattattattgttaataaTGCAGATGCCTCTTTTCGTGTCGACACCGTTATTTACACTAAATTGGCGCAGTAGACTTTCCGTAGATTTCAGGGGGTGGGGCGAAATACAAAGGCAAAGAGGTCAAGAGGAGGAGAAACCACGTGTGACAGCCAAGTCTGGAACTGTCCTTCCTCAGTGGAGTTGTTATTGCAATATCGTACCACAGACCGTACCCTCTGCATGTAGCTTGCTAACCCCTTTATCGAGGACAACCGTCAGATTTCCTTTTCGGCTGAAAGCAACGGAGATCTGTTGCTAAATTGTACGCCTAGAGAGGCTAGTGACTGCACAACCATGGTGAGCAAGACAGATGACATCCCGGCGTCAGTTCCAAACTGCAACTCCGTTGATCCTGCAGAAGGAGACACGCCGGACAGCAAAGAGACTACCAAGACATCCCTCAAGGATCCCTGTAGCTGTGGTTGGTTGATTCCTCGTTCATTTAATGTTTAGCTTTTAGGAAATCTCGCACTAACGTAAAAGCTATGGTTAACGGTACAACAGACATTAGCCAAAGTTACGTATCACTAGGCATAGCAAGCTGGCTATAGTAGAGCACCAAGGGTAACGTTAACATCAAAGTCCCTGTTAGCATCTACTTCAGCTAATACCTCAAGATCTACCAGGTGTCCGATTTGGTCACTGGCCAGCGGTACGTTACTGAGCTAGGGATTTTTGTGATAATAGTTGAGACAACTTAACCTAATGACTTCTGTAACCTTAACGACCTGGTAGCCAAGATTGCCAACTGACGTTATAGTCTCTATTACCAAGATATCAGCTCCTTGTCTCCAGTAACCAACGTTGACTgtaacattaacgttacatgGCTCAGTTAATGTTGATGTCAATTTAAACATGCGTAACATTACCAAGCAAGCCATGCATTTTAGTCTTGTCTGAAGGGTTATCGCCAATGGTAACTGTTACAACAAGTCGGGAAGGAATTGTATGGAGCAAAATTACGACGTGAGAGTAGATATTTCTAGTTGGATAACGACCTGTTAGTTACTGCTGTTTGAATAACGGGAGTTGGCGTACACCAGTTCGTGTGCCGATCAGTCAAACGTGAAACTTAACTTGCTAAcgttagtgttagtgttgttATTCTTGTAGTTTTGGCGGTTCGCTAACGTTACCTGCAGGCTGGGCATGTAGCAGCTAGGCTAACAACTCTTCAGCACGTTACTCAGTCACAGCcggtagctaacgttagcaggcAGAAAATGCCACAGCTTAACCTTGCTATCCATAGATGTAGCTACCGCTAGGTAGCTCGCTAGTTAGCTCTTCGAAGCCACTGCTAGCCCCTGGCACCTTTTCGGGCAAGCAATCACGTCAGTGTGGACAGCAATATAGTAGCATTTGTGAAGGAAAACGAATTTGTGCATGCACGGCCATCAGAAGTGGCAGCGGTGAAGTGTCGTGTCATGGGCTATGAAGATGTTGCCAAGTTCCGATGCACATGTTCCGTAACAGCATGTATGATGAACGAATGAACTGAAGGTCACCTTCAGCGGAGCTTAACAATTTAAAGCACAATGGGGGGATGGTGTTTATGTAAATAGGGTGTCAGGAGAGTTTCTGTTCATAAGAACACGTTGAATTGACACGTTAGTATTTGTAAACGTACACGAATCATCTCCTAGCATGCTAGTCCTATCGAAGTCATAAATATCCCCGTGTGCATGAGTATTCGTTTTCAGACTCCCCTCCGTACTTGAACCAGGATGGTTGTCTATCCCGCGACCGGGAAGCGGAAGTCCTCTATGTGGAAAGTCATGGTGCATGTACAGTGATAGAAGGTTATACCTGTTCTGTAGACGGAATTCAGTAGGGTAAGTCTGTCATTATCAAAAAGTTTGTTCAGCCATACAGTGAGGGCGATGTGGTAGTTTTGTAGGTCTTATGTGAACGACGTAAAAGGTTACTTTGCCTTCGTTGGACACTGTGTGCTGCGTTTGCGAGCGAAGTTACACAACTTGTGCGTTCTCATCATTGTGCTGTAGTGCATTTCGTCTAACATTTAGTAGCACCCATAGATCAACCAGCTCTGACATTAAAATGATTTATTATTTCCCGAGCAGTTGTAGTCAGATATTGGTGCGCATAAAACCGTGAATATTATTAAATGGATTCATATGCCGGTGATCTGCCAGTCACTAATCTTTCCGTCCTTCTAACCCAGAATTTGATCTGTCAGTTTAATTGATTGTATTAACAATAATACTGTAATCGTGTGCATGTTGTACATTATGCGCATGTTGTGTATATCTTTTTAAGCACCAGCCTGTCTCTGTGGTGCTGAAATGGTTGGAACTGACACTCTGATAGCTGAGTGCTTGCACACCAATATAAATATTCTGCCAGTATGTGTTATCGTGGTCGGAAAAACGGACAATTGTTTGATATATTGAGTATTAATACGATGGACATGATGGTCTTACTAGCATTCGATGTGTAGATACCACCTGTGAAAGTTATGGTATTAATAAATTAGTCACACATTGTAGTCTGAAGTGACATGCCAGTTATACAGACGAATGGCTTTATGATGTAGATCTGCCTTGATCATTGGTGCTGTCTACTTTTGGAATTCTCTTTTGGACAGTTTCAGAATCAGGTGTTTTGACAGCCAATGTCTCAATGAGTTCATGGTAGACAGAGCCTGGCAGGGGGTCTGGCTGTGGTCTGTGTCCAAGACTTAACTCCTGCAGTGGGCTGACTCTGTTTAATCCACACAgaaggtgtgttgtgtgttgccaAGGTTGTTGGCTGACCACCGAAGCTTGGAGGAACCCTGTCACACCTGGGTCAAGGTGTCCTTAGGCCCCTTTCACCACAGGTTTCCTCAAGCAGGTTAACATGCTCTGTTTTGACATTGTATGAAGCTGCTAAACAGATGGTTTATGTGACCCTGAGTGACTATCGGATGCATGTAGTACTGAAACTGCATATGAATGCCATCCGGGATGTAAAACCAGAAAGGCATCATTTTTGTGTCAgtagaatgaatgaatacattaTCAGACAGTAAGGGTGATAGCCATTTCACTAGTATTGCATGAGAATGTCTACCATTAGTACAATTATGCGTGTAACTTCAGAATATTTTTTTGAGTGTTTGCTGTCTGAACCATTTACAAGTCAATGGCCCTCCAGCACTTTTTGCTATCGCTCCATGACTGCTAGCAGCTGAAGAAGAGGCTGTTGGCAAACAGACACAAGACACTAGCATGCATTTAGAGTCTCTAGGTTGCAGGTTTGTTATGGCTAGATTATGATTCAGTCTTGGACCTCTTGGCCTTTGACTTGCTCAATAGGTCAGTAGGTTTTGAGTTTGATTGAGGCTCTCGGATGCTGCCTATCTATGACCTTAGACGTACAAGGccttcccccttcccccccgGTCTTGTTTGAATGATTGACCAGAACCATCAGAAACATGTTTGCTGTATATTAACCAACAGTGAGTCAACAGTGAGTGAATAAATCCCAGACGTTGATTGCAATTCATGCTCTCTTATGGTTTGTAAATGTTAGGGTATGTTTTGTGCAGATGCAAAATGCAGTAGTGGTGATTGTACAGTATTTTGATACATGCTGTATTTTGTATGGTATTTTGATACTTTTCATATTTGGATCCAGTCCACACTGGGTAACTTGTAAGAATACTGAATACTGCATAATCATATCAATGACAGATGTATTACTGTTTTTACCAGTCAAGTGCGCTATTCATATGCCTAGTATTAAAAATGTAGTCATTCCTCAGTCTGCAGCAGATATTAGTCCTAAATGTCTGTGTAGATTCACATTGAATCATGCAAAGTGTTTCAGCACATGCCAAAAAAAGTCTGCTGCACATTTGAGTTGGGGGAGGGGTTTGAAGGACATTGTAATTGACGCTTGGTGTGTAGCGTGGTGTAGAGCCTCAAACTTGCCTCACACATATTTTGCTCCGATGTTTTCACTGCACTGCTTGGCAGTTTCTACAGAATTGCTtcagaattcagttcagtgcaAAACCTCGCCTCAGTGAATCAAGTATTGTTCTAAGGATTTAAACTCTCtgccaccctcccccctcccccctccccctcccgtctccctcctcctccctgccctACCACCAGCTCACTGACCCTAATACTCGCTGAGTATAACCAAGCGAGAGTTTCAAGTGTCCAAAAGTGCAGTTCGAACCGCTGGTGGAGAAGCAAGGATCTTccccctgctgtgtgtttgtggtcgaGAGAGAGCCAAACAGACGTTGTGATGGGACACAGGAGAGCGTGACTTGGATCAAGGTTGGAAGTAGGGCACAGGGCCTGAGAGCTAGGCTGATGTAACCCCTGCAAATCCTCCGGTGCACTAAGTTGAAGAGGCCAGGAGGAGTCCAACAGGACTCCCTGAAACCAAAGTCCATCCCTCTCAGTCAAACCAGTCTGCTCTGTGTGCCATTCCTGAAGTGCTTTTGTCTGAGGTTTGGAGGACATCCCATTATACATtcactacagtatgttcactaCTATACAAGTTTATCCAGTGAGATATTTCCCATGCTCCTCGTTTACTTGACGCTTGGTGCTCTCTGTGGAACTGCTTGGGCCGGTCGTCCCTCGGCTACCCACGGTGTCAGAATGTGCTGTGCTGGGAATGCcagctgtttgtttctctgcagcACTGGGCTAGCTGTGACACATGGTTACCCTTGACTTCATTCAAGGACAGAAAGCAGTCGCCTGAAAGAAAAtaacctagtgtgtgtgtgtctgctgctgctgctcagtgTTAAAccacagccttttttttttctctcagggTTTTTGTTTGATGATTCTTTTTGTAATTGCGTTTCAGGGTAGAACGCTTTGCTCTTGCTCAGTCATTTGAAGTGGAAGGATGggtcctgtttattttgtgtgtgtgtgtgagagagagatgtgtatgtctgttacTTTATAACTGTGTGATAAGTACTATCATCATTACTTTgccagaaaagagagaagatttGAAAACTCATGATAACATCGGATCTGTAAAAAAACGCTTTTTAGTGGAGAGCCTCTGCGCCCCCTGTTGACTTGTATCTTGTCTCTCAAATGCTAGCCATGCCTGTGCAGATAAAGCCAAGAATATAgacagtgtgggtgtgttgccTTAAATTACGGTCTTGGCAGACAACCTTTGTGGTCACTCCTTTAAATCGGACGCCCACACTTTGGTTCCATTCCAGTAGCCTTCAGTCAACAACTGACAGCTTGCTTGTCAGACTTCTATACCATTATGTTAAGTGGAATATAAAGCATTGGTGTGATTTGTAATTATATAGACTTGATTCTAGCTGTATTAGCCAGAGCACATGCAGCAATTGTCCAGTTGTCTTTCTGTGTCGACAGCACTCACAgcacctctctgtctgtctgtctgactgactgtctctctctctctctgccatgtcCTTCCACAGCGCACAGTGCCGACACAGCAATGATGAACGGCAACGGGGGCCATGACCACAGCGAAGAGGCCGACTCCAAGCAGGAGGGCAGCGGCGCCGACGCAGACCCCGGCGAGGAGGCCAACGAGCAGGAGGTGATCGTGATCCAGGACACAGGCTTCACTGTCAAGATCCAGGCCCCAGGCACCGAGCCGTTTGATCTACAGGTACCAGAGTACAACCcacctatgctatgctatgctatgctatgctttAGAGTTTGTCTGTAAAATTAGGATGAACTGGGGAGGTTGATGGGGGTTGATTTCATGACTTCCGTCTTGTTCGTAGGTTTCGCCTCAGGAGATGGTGCAGGAGATCCATCAGGTCCTCATGGACCGGGAGGACACCTGCCATCGTACCTGCTTCTCCTTGCAGCTGGACGGCAACGTGCTGGACAACTTTGCGGAACTCAAGTCCATCGAGGGTCTACAGGAAGGCTCTTTTCTCAAAGTGGTAGAAGGTGAGCCTCCTTCATTTTGGGTGCAAGATAGCGAACCTTGTATGATTGTTTAGCTGTAATGATGATAAAGCTGTACGATTTTACTGATTTTGTTGTGAATGTTGATTTTGGATCTTAGAATTGTAACTTTTGCAGACTTTACAGTTGGTGAGAAAATGGTACAACGATTATGTTTAGCTGCAGCTCACATTTCTCAGGAATTCCATATTTGTAGGTGTATTAAACCTTTTGCTTCCTTGTCATCCCATAGAGCCCTACACAGTGCGTGAAGCTCGTATACATGTACGCCACATCAGAGACCTGCTGAAGAGCATGGACCCCTCAGATGCCTACAACGGGGTGGACTGTAACTCGCTCTCCTTTCTTAGTGTCTTCACAGATGGGGATCTGGGAGGtaggtgtctgtctgtgtctggtcGCTAATGTAGATTTGCAGGGTGCACTTTGTATGGCTACTGAGCCTGTGTGAGCAGGCACTTTGCTCATTTGTTGACATGTCGTAGAGCCCAATGGAGTAGAAATCACGGCGTAGTAATTTGTGGCATTTCTTTTAGCATCTAAGAAAAAACATGATGTTGGACTGAAATTGAGAGGTTGACTTAAATTGAGAGTTTAATTCTTAGACGTTTCAAGGAAATAAATTCATGAACTATACTGGGAACGTGGTATTAAATTAGCAAAAGCTATTGCCCAGCTAGTTTAATTAGCATTCGTTTGTGTGGGTCGATATTAACGCTTTGCCCTGCACAATCTGTGTCATACAAATGTTGTTAACCGTAATTCGTTTGTGTCTTTTCCTTGGATCTCTTCATCAGTGTTGATTGCTCAGATAGCTCAAAGAATGCAACATTTTTTAACCTCAAAATACTCTCGTTTTCAAAGTCACAAACCTTAAAGAAGATGTTGATGGTTCTTTGAGCATTGCAAATTAAATAATTTGATCAAATAGTAGGAATATATTCAGTATTGCTCCAAAGATAAAAATGCCTTTCTTGTGCATGTATCCCTATCACAGTGTTTGCTCTTCCTCTGAACTAAGTGTTGGAGAAGATGAAGGTGACTCAGTGTGATGTTTTGCAGATAGTggcaagagaaagaagaaaggcaGTGAACTGGAACAGATCGACTGCACCCCTCCTGAGCACATTCTACCTGGCAGCAAAGAGCGCCCCCTAGTCCCACTCCAGCCACAGAACAAAGACTGGAAGGTAGGTTTCAGCTCAGCCCCACTGCAGCACTGCTCCCATCGACTGCAGACCGACATCTGGCAGATATGTATCCGCATCTCTGACAACAGGACAACTTGTTCTGCTTGTATAGTGTAGACTAGATGCATATTGTCTTACAAGACTTGTCATGCTGGCCTGAATGAAGACAGAGCTTTGTTTTCAACAatggcttaaaaaaaaagaaatcatgaaTGCAAAAGAATGCTTTTCAATCATTATTCTTTGTAATAGCATAGCAACAACGCTTACTACCTTACACACTGGATGTTGCTTTCTCCAATTCATTTGTAGCCCTTTTTTCATATATAAATCACATCATTGAAATCATCGTAGGTGGATTAgcataagaaaaaaaaccttctgCTCTATGCAGCTGTCTCAATGTTGTGCCTCTTGAGTCAGCAGCTCAGTATATAGTGTCTGTTTTTATGTCTTATATAGCCACTGCAGTGCCTGAAGGTTCTCACCATGAGTGGCTGGAATCCGCCGCCAGGCAACAGAAAGATGCACGGAGACCTGATGTACCTGTATATAGTTACCGTGGAGGAGAGGCATGTCAGCCTCACAGCGTCCACCCGTGGATTCTACCTCAACCAGTGAGTACCCAATCATCCAGTGGCCTTGTTCGTGTCAGGGGACACTTTGTCAAATGCagcccatccatctctctctctctctctctctctctctctctctctctctctctctctctctctctctctctctctctctctctctctctctctctctctctctctctctctctctctctctctctctctctctctctctcactgccttGCACTTTTATTGCACCTTTTTGTAGTTCATTCTGAGTCTATGTTGTTGTGGTTTGTGCCAGGTCCACCACCTACTCGTTCAACCCTAAGCCAGCCAACCCCAGCTTCCTGAGCCACTccctggtggagctgctgagcCAAATCAGCCCGGCCTTCAAGAAGAACTTCACCTCCCTCCAGAAGAAGAGGCGAGTGCCACAGCCACTATACCCTCTGAGACCAACATCAGATTGATCTGTATAATGCATTACTGTTAAAGCGAATCATTGTTTCTTATTTATATTTGAATATTAAACTGATTTGAATCAAATATCAGATTTTCTTTTATCAAATAACTGTTTCTGTTTTTAAGTGTGAGTTTGACATTTTTatctattttgtgtttttgtctgtaggGTCCAGAGACATCCGTTTGAGAGAATAGCCACGCCTTTCCAGGTGTACAGCTGGACCGCTCCTCAGATTGACCACGCTATGGACTGTGTGAGAGCGGAGGATGCGTACACATCTCGTTTGGGTTATGAAGAGCACATACCTGGGCAGGTAGGGTGGATCACTAAGACCCTGGCAGAACACTGCATCACTGAAGCAAATATCTCCCTCACATTGgtcctttttaatttttttttatttttttaaaatctgtGCTGTTTTTGATGTCTCAGACTCGGGACTGGAACGAGGAGCTTCAGACGACCAGAGAACTGCCCCGCAAGAACCTTCCAGAACGGCTGCTGAGAGAGCGCGCCATATTTAAGGTGAGTTAAGTTACAACCAAGTCACCCTCTCCTCTGGCTTGTCCTGACCTCGTCGAAGTGTCCTTGAACTACACACTCCCGTCGTGCAGGTTGGTGCCTTGCATGACGGCTTCCGCCAacagtatatgagtgtgtgtgtgtgtgtgtgtgtgtgtgtgtgtgtgtgaatgggtgaatgtgaggcatggaCTTGTAAAGTGCTTTGGATGCTTGTAGGAGTAGAAAAGCGCTATGTAAATACAAATGCGTACATGCAGGCCATTTACTAATTGCTCTCTGATCCGTCTCTTCTATTGCTCCATCAGCCTGTCACTCTTACCATGTCTCCTTGGATCCCTCCCTTTCCTCTGTCTAAAACCTATTTCCCCTATctgctctgttgtgttgtgttttgtgtctgtcgGTGCTAAGTCGTTTCCTTTCCCCTCGCTCAGGTCCACAGCGACTTTGCGGCGGCGGCCACGCGCGGCGCCATGGCGGTGATCGACGGCAACGTGATGGCCATCAACCCCGGCGAGGAGACGCGCATGCAGATGTTCATCTGGAACAACATCTTCTTCAGCCTGGGCTTCGACGTGCGCGACCACTACCGCGAGCTGGGCGGCGACGCGGCGGCCCACGCCGCGCCCACCAACGACCTGAACGGCGTGCGGGCGTACGGCGCCGTGGACGTGGAGGGCCTGTACACGCTGGGCACGGTGGTGGTGGACTACCGCGGCTACCGCGTCACGGCGCAGTCCATCATCCCCGGCATCCTGGAGCGCGAGCAGGAGCAGAGCGTCATCTACGGCTCCATCGACTTCGGCAAGACGGTGGTGTCGCACCCCAAGtacctggagctgctggagaagaccAGCCGGCCGCTCAAGGTGCAGCGCCACCCGGTGCTCAACGAGAAGGAGGAGCCCGTCCCGCTGTGCTCGTCCGTCGAGTGCAAGGGCATCATCGGCAACGACGGGCGCCACTACATCCTGGACCTGCTGCGCACCTTCCCGCCCGACCTCAACTTCCTGCCGGTGGACGGCGAGGAGCTGCCCCCCGAGTGCCAGCGCCTGGGTTTCCCACGGCAACACCGCCACCGTCTGGCCTGCCTCCGACAGGAGCTCATCGAAGCTTTCGTCGAGCACAGGTACGCAGGACAGAGCCTGCATATGGTGTCCAGTAATAATAGACATGTACAGCAGATGAAGATGATCGTTAAAGCTGCACATGTTCAGTCATAATTCTATTAGGTTGATGATGAAACGAAGAAAATGCGATTATCTATGTTAGTCAGTAATAATGGGACTAAGCACTTTTGTACCAAATGTACTATATACCAAAAATATTCGATATCATGGactcatttttttttgcagtggagCTTTAATGCCAAGATGCATAATAATAATGTGTGGGTATCTCAGCAGAGGAGAAAGCTCTCTTGGTTATGCAACCGTTCATAGTTTAATATTCAGGGAACAATTTGCAGGTATACAATTATGTCCTCTGCAGCAGCAGGCTGCCCGTGAAGTATCATTTGTTAGTGAGCCCTGATGGCTgatgttctgtctgtgtgtgtacttcaggTACCTCCTCTTCATGAAGATGGCAGCGCTGCAGCTCATGCAGCAGAAGGCCAACAAGGAGAACAAGGCCGCGGCCCTGACCGACGGCAGCAACACCGAGCCCGAGGCCGCCCCCGCAGACGCCCCTCAGTCCGCCCCCGCCTCCGAAGGCCCCGAGCCCGCCTCTGACGCCCCCACCGAGCCCGCAGCGACCCCCTCCAGCCAGCCAGAGGCCAGCCAGACCCCCGAGTCCCAGCCAgcagaagcagaaacagaaacgaCCACAACAgtagaaacaacaacaacagcaacaacaactacGGCAGCTGAAGCCACAGAGCCGGCCGACACTCTGGCCGTGACCACCAACGGCACCCCAGAGCCCGAGGGCCCCGACGGCCAgggcagagagtgtgagagccCTGTGGAGGGTAAGGAGGCTGAGGAAACTATCCCGGGCTTAGCCCAGGCCAAAGAGCTGGCAGAGTCCTTAGCAGCAGAAGACGGATCCAGTATTGGTACGTCCAAGCGACCAAAGGCACGCCAAGAGCGAGAGGGCGCGAGGCGATACGGGAGCATGCGAGCGTGGCAGAGAAATGCACTTACCACTAGTCTCTTCCTGGTACTTTCCCCCTCTGTTATTTTAAGCAGTGTCTGGtaccatctctcttctcctctcgccTGGGTCACCAGGCTAAACCACCCTCCGTTTCTACTTTAGATAAATAAACACCGCACTCTGGTGTCTGCTGTGCATCTCTCCGCCATGTTGGCTGTCCCTGACTTGCTCGCCTCTCTGCTGTGGGGATGATGTGTTGTcaaacccctcctccccccctctaaTTGGCATGATAGTAACAACACCTCCAGCTGgaatcccatctctctctctctctctctctctctctctctctctctctctctctctctctctctctctctctctctctctctctctctctctctctctctctctctctctctctctcttcctcctcctcctcctcctcctcctctccctccttcctcttaACTACTGTAATCCAGTAACTTTTCCCTATAACCCCAAGGGTGTTGGAATGTTGATGGTTGAAATCTACTTCCTATTGGTGGAGGCATGGAGATGTGATCTGGGTGTTGGGATGCGACTGTCCTCTTCCCTCAGTGCCGTCTGTGTTTGATTTTCTGTCTGGGAGTTGGTAAAGTAGAGCGGTGTGTTTTGGGTAGAAGTTGAGTGGATTGACTGCATTCCCTTACACTAATTGACATTCTGGGTGTTGTAAATTTCACTTTTGATCATTTGTCAAGTAACGTTTTCGGTTTAGCTCAAGACCAATCCTTACAGAGTCCTTCCTGTGGCATTTCCTCCTGTCTGTTTCGCAGACCCCAAAAGTCGCGAGGTGGTTCTCAACGCCTGCAAAGCCGTGGGCTCGATCAGCGACACGTCATTCGACATCCGCTTCAACCCGGACATCTTCTCCCCAGGTTTGTACGGCCTCCCGGGCCCAGCAACAACTCTGCTATGATCCAGACCCTCCTGCTGGCCTCCTGAGGCTCACTCTTTCCTTGCTACTTCTCcccctgtttctttctttctttctatctctctgtgtatct
The Sardina pilchardus chromosome 13, fSarPil1.1, whole genome shotgun sequence genome window above contains:
- the cluha gene encoding clustered mitochondria protein homolog isoform X3; translation: MMNGNGGHDHSEEADSKQEGSGADADPGEEANEQEVIVIQDTGFTVKIQAPGTEPFDLQVSPQEMVQEIHQVLMDREDTCHRTCFSLQLDGNVLDNFAELKSIEGLQEGSFLKVVEEPYTVREARIHVRHIRDLLKSMDPSDAYNGVDCNSLSFLSVFTDGDLGDSGKRKKKGSELEQIDCTPPEHILPGSKERPLVPLQPQNKDWKPLQCLKVLTMSGWNPPPGNRKMHGDLMYLYIVTVEERHVSLTASTRGFYLNQSTTYSFNPKPANPSFLSHSLVELLSQISPAFKKNFTSLQKKRVQRHPFERIATPFQVYSWTAPQIDHAMDCVRAEDAYTSRLGYEEHIPGQTRDWNEELQTTRELPRKNLPERLLRERAIFKVHSDFAAAATRGAMAVIDGNVMAINPGEETRMQMFIWNNIFFSLGFDVRDHYRELGGDAAAHAAPTNDLNGVRAYGAVDVEGLYTLGTVVVDYRGYRVTAQSIIPGILEREQEQSVIYGSIDFGKTVVSHPKYLELLEKTSRPLKVQRHPVLNEKEEPVPLCSSVECKGIIGNDGRHYILDLLRTFPPDLNFLPVDGEELPPECQRLGFPRQHRHRLACLRQELIEAFVEHRYLLFMKMAALQLMQQKANKENKAAALTDGSNTEPEAAPADAPQSAPASEGPEPASDAPTEPAATPSSQPEASQTPESQPAEAETETTTTVETTTTATTTTAAEATEPADTLAVTTNGTPEPEGPDGQGRECESPVEGKEAEETIPGLAQAKELAESLAAEDGSSIDPKSREVVLNACKAVGSISDTSFDIRFNPDIFSPGVRFPESSADAIQKQKQLLKDASAFLVSCQIPSLVKDCLDHSALPMDGTTLTEALHQRGINVRYLGTVLDFVDKTPAKTQLEYFYRIGVSELVTRCAKHIFKTYLQGVELSALSAAVSHFLNCFLSSFPDAVAHLPADELVSRRKNRKRRNRVPGGGDNTAWASLTPMELWKNIVSEAQTYYHFTLHCESVDQAVEKYGLQKSTLLREISVKTGIQILIKEYNFDSRHKPAFTEEDILNIFPVVKHVNPKASDAFHFFQSGQAKVQQGFLKEGCELINEALNLFNNVYGAMHVEICACLRLLARLNYIMGDHPEALNNQQKAVLMSERVLGIEHPNTIQEYMHLALYCFANGQLSTALKLLYRARYLMLVVCGEEHPEMALLDSNIGLVLHGVMEYDLSLRFLENALAINSKYHGLRSLKVALSHHLVARVYESKAEFRSALQHEKEGYTIYKNQVGEAHEKTKESSEYLKYLTQQAVALQRTMNEIYKNGSNASIMPLKFTAPSMASVLEQLNIINGIIFIPLSQKDLENLKAEVQRRQMLQEASKSEEPSEETPLEPEDLPVDD